CTCCAGTGGTGCGCGTCCTGGCACGGCACCGCGCCGCGCACGTGGGCCGCCCCCTGGACCGAGGCGGCGGCCACGCGCCAGCTCCCCGGCGCGGAGCGCGCGGCGGGGCTCAGATCTCCGCCCATCCCGTCGGCGGGAGCGCGATCCGGTCCTCCGGGCGCGAGTGCGCGATGCTCTGCATGCTGCGGGAGAGCCAGACGAACAGGTCGCGGAAGTCCAGCCCGCGGAGCTTGAGCGGCGCCCGCACGGAGATCTGGGCCAGCCGCTTGAGGTTGGCGCCCTCCACCCCCACGGCGAAGAAGGCCACGCGCTTCTCCGCCTCGGCGGCCTGCAGGCGCTCGGTGGCCTCCCGCACCGCCGCGGCGGGCTCCCCCTGCGGCTCGCCGTCGGTGATCATGAACACCCAGGGGCGGTAGTAGGCCACGTCGTGCGCCCGGTACGCCGCCTTGCGCGCCTCCACGAGGTCGAGCGCCGCCTGGATCCCCGCGGCCATGTGCGTGCGCCCGGAGGCGACCAGCGCAGGCAGCTCCAGCCGGTCCGGCTGCATGAAGTCCTGGACGACGTGGACCTCCGTGTCGAAGGTGACCACCGCCACCTCCACGCGGCGCACGCTCACCGGGTCCAGCTGGACGTCGTAGCGGAACGCGTCGATCCCGTCCTGGAGCGCCTGGATCGGCCTGCCGTCCATGGAGCCGGAGGTGTCGAGCAGCAGCACGCAGGGGCACCGGGGCTCGGGGTTCTCCGCGAACTCTACGGCGTCTTCGAAGTCGAACGGCACGAGAGGCTCCGCTCCTGGATCGGGTGGGGTTCAGGGGATCCGGCGCCGGGGTGCATTCACGGAGCACCTGCTCACGCAGTCCGGGGCCCCCGGCGCGCGGCGGATGGGTGGGTGGAGCCGGGGAGGACGGAGCACCGGGGCGCTCTCCCCGACAAGGTAGTCCCGCGCGGCGTCGGCGGGAAGTGGCCCGGTAGGGCCGGGACCGCGCGAAATTGGTTCAGCGATGCACCATCCAGCGGCGCAGACCTTGTGCGCGCCTCCGCCCCCTGCCTAGCTTTGCGGGATGGGACCGAACCGCTTTCTCCGCATGGGGCTCCTGGCCGCGGCGCTGGCCGCCGCCCCCGCGCTCCCCTCGCACGCGCCCGCGCAGCGGGCGGGCGCCAGCGAGTACGAGGGCGCGGCGGGGCTGGGGCTCGCGCTGCGCCGCCTGGGCACCACCAAGCGGGTGCTGATGGTGGGCGCCCACCCGGACGACGAGTACACGCCGCTCCTGGCCCACCTGGCGCTGGGCGAGGGGGCGGACGTCGCGTACCTGTCGCTCACCCGCGGGGAGGGCGGACAGAACGGGATCGGGCCCGAGCTGGGGGAGGCGCTCGGGATCCTGCGCACGGAGGAGCTGCTGGCGGCCCGCCGGGCGGACGGCGCGGAGCAGTTCTTCACCCGCGCCTACGACTTCGGCTTCTCCAGGAACGCGGAGGAGGCCTTCCGCCACTGGCCGCGCGAGGAGCTGCTGCGCGACGTGGTGGGCGCCATCCGCCGCTACCGCCCGGACGTGGTGGTGACCGTGTTCAGCGGGACCCCGCAGGACGGCCACGGGCAGCACCAGGTCTCGGCGATCGTCGCCCGCGAGGCGTTCGACGCCGCCGCCGACCCGAAGCGCTTCCCCGAGCAGATCGCCGCTGGGCTCCGGCCGCACCGCCCGGAGCGGCTCTACCAGTCGCTCT
The nucleotide sequence above comes from Longimicrobiaceae bacterium. Encoded proteins:
- a CDS encoding VWA domain-containing protein yields the protein MPFDFEDAVEFAENPEPRCPCVLLLDTSGSMDGRPIQALQDGIDAFRYDVQLDPVSVRRVEVAVVTFDTEVHVVQDFMQPDRLELPALVASGRTHMAAGIQAALDLVEARKAAYRAHDVAYYRPWVFMITDGEPQGEPAAAVREATERLQAAEAEKRVAFFAVGVEGANLKRLAQISVRAPLKLRGLDFRDLFVWLSRSMQSIAHSRPEDRIALPPTGWAEI
- a CDS encoding PIG-L family deacetylase — protein: MGPNRFLRMGLLAAALAAAPALPSHAPAQRAGASEYEGAAGLGLALRRLGTTKRVLMVGAHPDDEYTPLLAHLALGEGADVAYLSLTRGEGGQNGIGPELGEALGILRTEELLAARRADGAEQFFTRAYDFGFSRNAEEAFRHWPREELLRDVVGAIRRYRPDVVVTVFSGTPQDGHGQHQVSAIVAREAFDAAADPKRFPEQIAAGLRPHRPERLYQSLWRGTENATLRLQVGGYDPLLGRSPYQLAMASRSRHRSQDMGRPEPAGPQWAHLRRWPVDGPAGENGGGAASLFAGIDTTLAARTLPDAARRGRVDALFGEYQALAARLRHEANPLEPGRLVPELARALSLLEQADA